The window GACGGCCGCCCGGAGTCGGTCGCGGTCGATGCGCTCGCGCGTCTCGATTTCGACCTGAATGTTCCACGGCGTGTACATCCGCTCGACGTGGTAGACTGCCTCTTCGAGGCGGGTGAACGCCCGTTTCACGGCTGGCCTCCCGTCGTGGGCCGCGTCGCCGTTGGCATACGATACCCGACGCACGCGTACCGGAAAAACGCACCCGCTGGCCGGCCATGGTTCGCCGGTCGTGTGCCCCACATACGGGACCGGAACCCCGTTTAATGCGCTGGAGGCCCTACTGGACACATGGACGAATACGACTTTCTGGTCATCGGTTCCGGGTCGGGCCTCGACGTCGCGAACGTCGCGGCCAATCAGGGACAGTCGGTCGCCGTCGTCGAGAAAGGGCCGCTCGGCGGCACCTGTCTCAATCGCGGGTGTATCCCCTCGAAGATGCTGCTGTACCACGCGGAGGTACTGGAGACCGTCGAGCGCGCCGAGGAGTTCGGCATCCACGCGGAAATCGAAGACGTCGATTTCGCGGATATCGTCCGCGAGGTCAACGAGGACGTCTCGGGCGACGCCGAATCGATTCGGCGCGGCCTCGAATCCTCCGCCAGCCACGACCTCTACGACGGCGAGGCCCGATTCATCGACGACAAGACCGTCGAAATCGCCAGCGGCCCCGACGAGGGCGCCGAACTCCGCGCGGAGACGGTTCTCGTCGCGGCGGGGACCCGGCCGTCGATACCCGACATCGACGGCATCAATTCGGTCGAGTACCTGACGAGCACCGAAGCCCTCCAACTGGAGGCGCCGCCCGAGCACCTCGTCATCGTCGGCGGCGGCTACATCGCCGCGGAACTCGGCCACTTCTTCGGCACGTTCGGTAGCGACGTCAGCATCATCGGCCGGCGCCCCCACCTGCTGCCGGAGGCCGACGAGGAGGTCGGCGAGGCCTTTACCGGTCGCTTCGCCGACCGCTTCGACGTCTACACGGGCTACGAGGCGGTCGCTGCCGAGGAAAGCGATGGCGAGGTAACCGTCGAGGCCCGGCCCTACCCCGAGTCGCCGACGGTCCGGACGGCGGGCGGCGAAGTCGCCGACCCCTCCGAATCCGACCGGGTCGAGATTACGGGTGACACGCTGCTGGTCGCGGCGGGCCGGCGGCCCAACACGGACACGCTGAACCTCGATGCGACGGACGTCGAGACCGACGACCGCGGATTCATCGAGACCGACGAGTACCTGCAAACCGACGCCGACGGCGTCTGGGCACTCGGCGACATAGTCGGTGAGTACCTGCTGAAACACAGCGCGAACCACGAGGCCAGCGCGGTGGCGGGCAACATCTTCGGCGACGAGATGGAAGCCGTCGATTACAGCGCGATGCCCTTCGCGGTTTTCGCCTCGCCGGAGGTCGCCGGCGTCGGGTCGCGCGAGCAGGAACTTCGGAAGTCGGACGTCGACTATGCGACCGGAACCTACCCCTACGAGGATACCGCACGCGGGGACGCGATGCACGCCGACGGCTTCGTGAAGGTGCTCATCGACCTCGACGGCGAAATCCTCGGCTGTCACATCATCGGCCCCGAGGCGTCGAACCTCATCGAGGAGGTCGTCGTCTCGATGAAAGCCGGCTCCGGCACCGTCCGGGACATCCGGGAGTCTGTCCACATCCACCCGGCGCTGTCGGAGGTCGTCCAACGGGCCTTCTCGGGGCGGTTCAGCCGTCCGGACGACCACAGCCATCACCACCAGCACTAACCGGTAATCCCTGCGCCGTCTTTCGGTGGTCTGTCCGGCCGGCGCACGAGCGAGGCGTCCTTTTGCCCGCTCCCCCGCTATGCTTGGCTGTAATGACGAAAGCAGCAATCCTGATTCTGGCAGGGACGGACACGAGAACGCCGGTCGCATCTTCAACGCTCTGGAGGCCGCCAAGGAGTTCGTGGAGGCCGGCGACGAGGTCGAAATCATCTTCGACGGCGCCGCGACGCAGTGGGTCGAACTGCTCGAAGACCCCGACCACGACTACCACGAACTCTACTCGGCCGTCAAGGACGATATCGGCGTCTGTGACTTCTGTTCCGGCGCCTTCGAGGCCGAAGAGGCCGTCAACGACTCCGGCCTTGTCGTCCTCGACGAGTACGACGGCCACCCGAGCATGAAGTCGCTCGTCGACGACGGCTACGAAGTCATCACGTTCTAACGGCGGCCGGTCGGCCCATCTCTTCCTTTTATATCCGGCCCGACAGCGCCGCCTCTTATAACAGGTGCGCGCCGGCGAGATGGACGTCACACCGCTGGGCGTCGTAGCCGGCGTCAGTGAGGCCGCTGCCGAGGGCGAAGGCCGTCTCGCCGAGCATCGCCATCGAGGCCTCGCCGCCCGCGTCGGCGACGTCCTGAATCGCCCGCCGGAGTTGCGGCGTCAGCAGGTCCGCCTCGCGGGCGAAGCGGCGAGAGGCGTGCATGAAGGTATCCAGCATCGGTTCGGCGACCAGTTGGGAGAGCGCGTTCTTGCCGGCGGCGGTCAGTTCCTCGGTATCGCCGCCGATGACCTCCTCGGTGGAGAGTTCGCCGAAGGTGACGTACTCGATTTCGCGGCGGGCGGGTATCCCGTCCATCGTGCCGTACTGCGGTGCGCCGGGGTCGAGTCGGATGGGGAAGCAACCACGGGCCTGCCCGACCACGTCGCCGAGGCCGGTGCCGGCCTGTACCTCCGCGCCGTGAGCGATGGTGACGAGTTCGTTCTCCGAGAGGCCGCGGTCGAAGGCGTCGTTGGCCGCCAGCGCCGTCCCCAAGGCGAGCGCGCCGGAGACGCCGAACCCGGAGCCTAAGGGCAGGTCGGTTTCGGCGACGACACGTGCGTTCGTCCGGAGCGCGGCCAACACCCGGTCGACCGCCTCGATGTCGATGTTCTCGCCGTTGAGTTCGAGACCCTCGCCCGGTTCGACCCGAACCGTCACTCCCTCAGAAAGCGCGATGCCGGCGCCTCGAGACCCCGCCTTCGTCGGGTCGTCGTCGGGGTGGGCGCTGAAAAAGCCCGTAATGTGGCCGGGAACGAACGCGCGTGCCGACTGCGTCATGTCACGGCCTCGGAGGGCCGCCGATTTAAGCGTTGTTCGACGCTTTGGCGGGCGAGTCTGGTCGTCCACGTCGCCGTCCGGAAGATAAACCGTTTTGATGCGGGTGGTGAAATACACGGGATAGTGACTAGCCGTGCCTGACGCAACCTCCGAGACGGATGCAAGCGGTGCGGTGCTCGTCCCCGTTGGCCAGTCGGTCACGCTGCGGCAGACGGTCGGCTACGCCGTCGACGCCGCGCTGGAGGCCGACGACCCGCGACTCCACTTCGTCGCACCCGTCGCTTGGCACGATATCGGCGACGTGGGCGCCGACGTCTACGACGAAACCGAGGACCTGCTGGAGCGGGTCGAAGTATGGGCCCGCGAGGACGCCGGCGACACCTCGATTACCGTCGAGACGGCGCTTATCGGGACGGACGAGTACCTGTTCAGTCCGGACGACTACGCCCGCGTCATCGCGGAGTACGCCGCCGACCACGGCATCTCGGAGGTCGTCGTTGACCCCGAGTTCAGCCCCGGCGGCAACGTCCCGCTGTTGCGGCCGATGGAGGTCGACCTCGTCAGACGCGGTCTCTCCGTTCAGGAGGCGTCGGTCGACCGGCAGACCCGCCGCGCGCGGTTGACCCGGGCCGGCGGCCTCCTGCAGTTCGGCCTGCTGTTCGGCGTCGCCTTCGCCTTCTATCAGTTGCTCGGGGGCTTCAAAATCGCCAGCGGCGACAGCTATTATTTCTACTACGAACTCGTCACCGGCGCCGTCTCCGCCGGCATCGTTGCGGGCGCGCTCCACCGCATCTCCCTTTCCAGCCGCCCCAACGTCCCGCGTATCTTCCGTCAGGGCCTCCGTCTCGTGCTCTACGTGCCGTATCTGCTCTACGAGATTATCGTGGCGAACATCGCCATCACCTACATCATCCTCCATCCGAAGATGCCAATCGAACCCCGAATGACCCGCGTTCGCGCGGCGGTCGGCGACAGCACCGCGCTGACGACGCTGGCCAACAGCATCACGTTGACGCCGGGGACGCTGACGGTCCAGTCGGAGGGCCAGGACCTCTACGTCCACGCACTCTTCGAGAGCGCCCGCGAGGGCCTTTTCGACGGCGCGCTCGAACGCGCGGTCCGGTTTGCCTTCTACGGCCGGTCGTCGGCCGCCATCGCCACGCCGCGGGAACGCGATGACTGCGAGATACTCCAGAACCCCGACGAGGAAGAGGAGACCGAAGCCGAAGCAAACGCCGCCGAGGAGGGCGGTAACTGAATGCTTGAAACCGCCTTCCTCGCGACGGCGGCGGCGCTCGTCGTTCTCGCCATCGTCGTCCTCTACCGTGCGGTGAAGGGCCCGACGATGCAGGACCGCGTCGTTGCGGTCAACGTCCTCGGGACGAACACCGTCGTCATTCTCGCGCTGCTCGCGGTGGCGATGGACACCGAGGCGTTCCTCGATATCGCGCTCGTCTATGCCCTGCTGAACTTCCTGATGGCAATCGCCATCTCCAAGTTCACCGTCAAGCGAGGTGACGTGATATGAACGACATCCGGATGGGCATCATCGTCGCGATGCTCGCCGGCGGCGTCTTCTTCACGTTCGTCTCCGCCGTCGGCGTGATTCGACTCCCGGACGTCTACTCGCGGGCCCACACCGCATCCCAGACGGACACACTCGGGGCCGGCCTCGTCGTCGGCGCCGTCGTCCTCGCCTACGGCTTCGAGTCGGAGGTCATCAAGGCGGTCCTGCTGCTCGTGTTCATCTTCATCACGAACCCGACGGCGGCCCACGCCGTCGCTCGCGCCGCCTACGAGGAAGGCATCGAGCCGTGGACGGAGGGGGACGAGCGACGATGAGTCTCGTCGGTCTCGCCCTCGCGGTGTTCGTCGTCGTGACCGGCGTCGCGACCGCCCTCCTTCGGAACACGCTGGCGGCCATCATCGTCTTCGCCGCCTACAGCCTCGGGATGGCGCTGTTCTACTCGCTTTTGCTCGCGCCGGACGTCGGTCTCACGGAGGCGGCCATCGGCGCGGGCGTGACGACCATCCTGTTGCTGTTGACCATCGCCAAGACCTCCCGTCCGGCCGAGGGGGTCGTCCTCGCGGACATCAACTGGCCCGCCGCCACGGTATCAGCCGGACTGGCGGCGGTGCTGCTCTACGTCGTCGGCGCCATCCCCGCCGACAACTTCCGCGGCGGGACCACGCCCGTCACCGGCGCGGCCGGCACGCCCGGCGAGTCGGTGACGGCGTACTATCTGGCGTCGTCCTACGTCGACACCGGCGTCCACAACACGGTGACGGCAGTGCTGGCCGCCTACCGTGGTTTCGACACCTTCGGCGAGGCCGTCGTCGTCTTCGCGGCCGGCGTCGCCGTTCTCGTCGTCCTACGCAAGGAGGTATTCGCATGAGCCAGCAGGACCCCGAAGCACCCTACACGGAAAGCGAGATAATCATGACCGCCGTCCGGGTGGTGACGCCCTTCATCCTCACCTACGGTCTGTTCATGATCTTCCACGGCGCGGACACGCCCGGCGGCGGCTTCCAGGGCGGCGCGCTGGTCGGCGTCGTCGTCCTCATGCTCGCGTTCGCCTTCGGCGCCGAACCGACCCGCGAGTGGGTCGGCAACGACGCCATCACCGGCCTCGCCGCGGGCGGCGTCCTCGTCTTCGTGGGCGTCGGCCTCGGCGCCCTGGCCTACGGCGGCGCGTTCCTCGAATACGGCCGCTACGCGCCGATTCTCGGCAAGGACGCCACCAAGTACGGTATGGAGGCCATCGAAATCGGCGGCGTCGCCGCCATCGTCTCCGGCGTCATCATGGGGCTGTTCTTCCTGACGGCCGCCGGCTTCAATGGAGGTGAGGAGGCGTGATTCCCGACGTGCCGCTGTTCGTCGACGTCCTGACGACTCGGTACGCCTACGCCACCTTCGCCGTCCTGCTTGCGGTCGGTCTCTATATGATGATTGCCAGCCCGAACCTCGTCAAGAAGGTCATCGGCCTCAATCTCTTCCAGAGCGCCATCTTCCTGTTCTTCGTCGCGATGGCGTACGTGCAGGGTGGGTCCATCCCCGTCATCCCCTCGGAGGGCGGCGCGGTCGGCGAGTACGCCAGCCCCCTGCCGCAGGTCATCGTGCTGACCGCCATCGTCGTCGGCGTCAGCCTGACGGCCGTCGCGCTGGCGCTTATTATCCGCATCTACTCGGCGTACGGTACGCTGGACGAGAACACCATCCGGGAGGTGGCCGATGAGTAACATCGAGATTCCGCTGCTGGTCGCGGTGCCCATCCTGCTGTCGACGCTGCCGCTGCTGTTGGGCCTCCGATTCGAGAAGATCGGGTGGCCGATTGCGGTCCTCGGGGCACTCGTCAACGCCGGCCTCGTCGCGACTATCGGTCGACGCGTTGCTACGGAGGGCCGACTCGTCCACAGCCTCGGCGGCTATCCCCGCCAGTACGGCATCGAACTCGTCGCCGACCAGTTCTCGGTCGTCGTCGCCGCGCTCATCGTCGTCGTGACGCTGGTCGTCCTCGGCTACGCCCGGACGGCGGGCCCCCGTCGCAACAGCTTCTACAGCACGTTCCTGCTGTTGTTCGGCGGCCTGCTCGGCGTCTCGATGACCGGCGACGTGTTCAACCTGTTCGTCTTCCTCGAAATCACGGGGCTGACGACCTACGCGCTGGTCGCCTCGGACCGCTCGCCGAAATCGGCCCTTGCGTCGCTGAAATACCTGATCATCGGGACCGCGGGCGCCTCGCTGTATCTGGTCGGCGTCGGCTTCCTCTTGGTGGCGACGGGGACGCTGAACATGGTCGAACTATCGACGGCCATCGCCGACTTCGCGGGCTACCGGAACCCGCTTATCGTCGCCGCTTTCGCCTTCATCGTCGTCGGCCTGTCGGTCAAGGCCGCCGTCTTCCCGCTGCATACGTGGATGCCGGACGCCTACGCCGAATCGCCCGACACCGTCACCGCTTACATCTCGGGTCTGGTCTCGACGGTCGGCGCCTACGCCATCGCCCGCCTCGTCTACACCGTCTTCACGCCCGCCTTCTTCGAGGCGGTGCCGCTGGCCCGCCGCGGCCTCGTGGCCGCGGGGACGGTCAGCATCCTCGCCGGTTCCATCCTCGCGGTCACCCAGTCCGACGTCAAGCGAATGTTGGCCTACTCCTCGGTCGCCCAGTTCGGCATGATAATCGCCGCCTTCGGCCTCGCGACCGAACAGGCGCTGATCGGCGCCGTCATCCATCTGGTCGGCCACGGCATCATGAAGACCGGCCTGTTCCTCGCCGTCGGCGTTCTATCGAGCGCCTACGGCGTCCGCGTGGTCTCGAAGTACGCTAACCTCGGCTATCGTTCGCCCGTCACCGTCGCCGCGATGGGCGTGCTGTTGCTCTCGCTTGTCGGCATCCCGCCGTCCATCGGCTTCCTCGGCAAGTGGTACATCGCCTGGGGCGCCGTCGAGGCGGGCGCGCCAATCGTCGCTGGGGTTATCTTCCTCAGTACGCTGCTGACCCTGCTGTACGCCGCGCGCCTGCTGGAGACGATCTACTTCCGACCCGCCGAGGGCGTCGAGGGCGCCGTCGCCGCCGACGACGCGTCGCTGCGCTCGGATGGCGGCGCCGACATCGCCGACGCCGACCCCTCGGTTTCCGTCGGCATGATTCTCGCCGCCGTCGTGATGGCCGTCCTTGCCGTCGGCCTCGGCTTTTCCGCACCGACGATTGAGACGTTCCTTGCTCCCTTCCTGGAGGCTGTCCTATGATAGACGACCCACGTCCCCTGTACGCCGTGTTGGTGTCGTTCGCCGCGATGTTCGGCATCTTCGCCACTCATCGCCGGCCGAACGTCCGTGAAGCCGTGACCATCGTCGCCGCCGTCGCCAAGTTCGGCATCGTCGCCTCGATGGTGCCCGGCGTGCTGGACGGCGAAACCTACGTCTTCTCCGCCGGCGAGTTCGTCGCCGGCATCGAGTTCGTCCTCCGGGCGGACTCGCTGGGCACGCTCTTCGCGATGCTCGCCAGCCTGCTGTGGATCATCACCTCCTTCTACAGCATCGGCTACATGCGCGGCCTCGAAGAGCACGGCCAGACCCGGTACTTCGCCTCCTTCGCCGCCTCGCTGTCGGCGACGATGGGTATCGCCTTCGCCGGCAACCTCGTCACCATCTTCCTCTTCTACGAGTTGCTGTCGGTGGCGACCTACCCGCTGGTCGCCCACGACGAGACCGACGAGGCCCGTTCGGCCGGCCGGAAATACCTCGCCTACACCATGTTCGGCGGCGGCGTCCTCGTGCTGGCGGGGACGGTCATGGTCTACTGGCTGACGACGCTGGTCGGCACCGGCACCGTCACGTTCACCGCTGGCGGCATCGAGCAACTGGCGACGATGGCCAACGAGGACGAGACGCTGGTCCAGATTGCCTACCTCCTCTTGGCGGTCGGCTTCGGCGTCAAGGCCGGCCTGATGCCGCTGCATCAGTGGCTCCCCGTCGCGATGGTCGCGCCGACGCCCGTCTCCGGCCTTCTGCACGCCGTTGCGGTCGTCAAGTCGGGCGCCTTCGGCGTCGCGCGGGTGACCCTCTACGTCTTCGGCCCCGAGGTGGCCTACCAGATCGGCATGGGCCTGCTCATCTCCTCGCTGGCCGCGTTCACGCTGCTTGCGGCCTCCTTCATCGCGCTCCGGAAAGACCACCTCAAACAGCGGCTGGCCTACTCGACGGTCTCACAGCTCAGTTACATCGTCCTCGGGCTGGGCCTGTTCGGCTGGCACGGGCTGGTCGGCGCGCTCTTGCACATCCCTGCCCACGCGTTCATGAAGCTCACCCTGTTCTTCTGTGCGGGTGCCATCCACGTCGAGACCCACACCGACCACATCTCGAAGATGGCCGGAATCGGCAAGCGCATGCCCGTCACGCTGGGCTGTTTCGCGCTGGCCGCGGCCGGGATGGCCGGTATCCCGCTTATCGCCGGCTTCGTCTCGAAGTACTACATGGTCATCGGCGGCGTCCAGATGGGCATCGCCTACACGCCGATTGCCTACTACCTGGCCGGCGCGCTGTTGATCTCCGGCGTCCTCAACGTCGCCTACTTCTGGCCGGTCGTCTACACGGCCTTCTTCGAGGCCGAGGACGACCACGACGCCAAGCCGCTGGTCGATTACGCGCCCGGCGGCGAGCGGCGGTCGGTGCTGCCGGAGACTGATGGGGGAAGCCCCATCGACGACGCCGAGGACGACGCTGACGACGACGTGGAAGACGACATCGACGTCGACCCCGCGGACCTCCAGCCGGATTTCTCCGGCGAGTCGGTCGAACGCGACTACAGCCAACCCGCCCCGCGCGTCGAGGGCGAGTACGCCGTCGACCAGAACCCGAGCGACCACACGATGCCCGAGGAAGGCGAAGCCGACGGTGACGCCGACGACGAGTCCGTGACCGACGAGACCACCGATGGCCACGACCCGGCCGTCCACGACCACGAGCATGATGACCACCACGAGGGGCCGCCGGCCGGTGGCTGGCAGCGGCTTTCGCCGCGTGAGGCCCTCGCGGGCACGGAGACGACGTGGTTCATGCTCGGCCCCATTGTCGCCGCGGTGACTGGGGCCATCCTGCTGGGTATCGTTCCCTCGGAGGCCGTCTTCCTCGACCTCATCGAGGTCATCGTCGATAACGTTCTCGCGGGCACGGAGGTGGCGCGATGATAGAGTCCATCCCGCCCTTCGCCTACGTCCTGCTGGCGGCCTTCGCCGTCGCGTTCCTCCCGCGACTGCCGGGCCACATCGTCGCCGCCGCCTCGACCGCGGCGGTCGGCGTGCAGGCGCTCCTGCTGGAGAACGGCCTCTATATCGACACCCAGTTCCTCGGCTTCGACGTCGTCTTCCTCAACGTTGACGACCCGGCTCGCCTTGTGGCGGTCGCCGTCTCCATCCTCGCGACCGCCGCCGTGGTCTACGCCTACGAGACCGAGGCGACACCCGTTCAGACGGCCTTCGCGATGAGCTACGTCGCCAGCACCGTCGGCGCCGTCTTCGCCGGCGACTGGCTGACGCTCCTGTTCTTCTGGGAGTTGATGGCCGTCACCTCGACGCTGCTGGTCTGGTATTACGGCGGCGAGGCGGTCCGGGCCGGCTACCGCTACGCGCTGTACCACGGCACCGGCGGCACCATCCTGCTGGCCGCGGTCGTCGTCCACTTCGTCGAAATCGGGTCGTTCCGCTACGACGCGGCGACCGGTATCGCCGAGGCCGCCGTCCCGCTGGCTGCCATCGGTATCGGCATCAACTGCGGGTTCATCTTCCTGCACTCGTGGCTGCCCGACACCTACCCGCGGCCCCACGTCGCGGCCTCGGTGTTCCTCTCGGTCTTTACCACGAAAATCGCCGCCTACGCCATGTACCGGGCGTTCCCCGAGGGCGCGCTGTGGCTGGCCTATCTCGGCGGTGCGATGGCCGTCTACGGCGCCTTCTTCGCGCTGCTGCAGTACGACCCTCGGCGCCTGCTCTCCTACCACATTCAGGCACAGATCGGCTACATCCTCGCCGGCATTGGCCTCGGGACGGAGAAAGCAATCGCCGGTGGCCTCGCGCACCTGTTCAACAACATCCTCTTCAAGGCGCTGCTGTTCATGGCGGTCGGCGTCGTCGTCTACCGCACCGGCGAGGAGAACATCAAGAAGTTGGGCGGCCTCTGGAACGTGATGCCGCTTGCCTTCGTCGGGTATCTGCTGGGGGCCGTCTCCATTACGGCCGTGCCGGGCACCAACGGCTTCGTCTCGAAGGGGATGATTCTCGACGAGGCCCACCACATCCACAACTTCGAGTTCGGTATCGAGGGCTTCGCTTACGGGGACGCCCTCTGGTGGCTGCTGCTTCTCGGCGCCGTCGGGACGTTCATGTCCTTCATCAAGTTGGGCTACTACATGTTCTTCCACGGCGACAACACCGTCGAACCCGACGACGCCACGCTCGGCCAGACCGCCGCCATGTTCACCGTCGGCGGCGCCTGTCTCCTCTTCGGTCTGATGCCGGGGCTGCTCTTCGAGTTGCTGCCCTTCACCGACTACCTCGCCGCGGAACTCCACCCCTACAGCACGGGCCACCTCGCCGAGAGCGCCGTCCTGCTTTTCGTCGGCTTCGCCGGCTTCTTCAGCCTCAAGGGGCCGCTGGCCCGCATCGCGTGGCTCCCGGATGTCGACCGCATCGTCTTCCCGGCCGGCTTCTATCTCGGCCGGTGGTTGACGTGGGGCGTCACCGAACTGTGGGCCGCCGTCGACCGCGTCGTGATGGCGACGGCGGGCGCCTCGATGCGCGTGGGCGCCGACCCCGGCGGCTACGCCTACCGGACCGCCGAGCGCGTCCCCGGCGTCGACGTTTCCGAACTCCCCGAAGGCAGCGAGGAAGGGACGGTCCGACTGCGTGCCTCCGCCGGCACCAGCGTCTTCCTCGTCACGCTGGCGCTGTTCGTCGGCCTCTCGGCGCTCGTGTTGCTGTAGTCGGACCGACGCCGACCCCGAAACCCCGGTCGACGTACCGGGAAGACAAGCGTCTTTTGAGCAGGAATCGAAGGTCCGGTAATGCATCTCTTTACGCCGTTCGAGGTCCGCGACGTGACCGCGCGGAACCGGGTGATGGTCTCGCCGATGTGTCAGTATTCTTGTGACGAGGACGGCCTCGCCACCGACTGGCATCAGGTCCATCTCGGCAGTCGAGCGTCCGGCGGCGCCGGCATCGTCATGGCCGAAGCCACTGCCGTGACGCCGCGCGGCCGCATCACGCCCCACGACCTCGGCATCTGGAGCGACGAACACGCCGACGCCCTCGAACCGACCACCGAGTTCATCAAATCACAGGGCGCGACGCCGGCCATCCAGTTGGCCCACGCGGGCCGGAAGGCCTCCACGGAACGTCCCGCCGACGGCGGCGGTCCGGTTCACGACGACCGCGGCTGGACGCCCGTCGGCCCGACCGAAACGCCGTGGCCCCACGACGAACCGCTCGAAACCGAACGGCTCGACACTGATGGCATCGCACGCATCGTCGATGCCTTCGTCGACGCTGCGCTCCGCTCGCTCGATGCCGGTTTCGAAATCCTCGAAATCCACGCTGCCCACGGCTATCTACTCCACGAGTTCCTCTCGCCCGTGACGAACACCCGCGAGGACCAGTACGGCGGCAGTTTCGAAAACCGGACGCGCCTGCTTCGGGAAATCGTCGCGGCCGTCCGCAACGAGATTCCCGAGGGGACGCCGCTTTTCGTCCGCATTTCGGCGACCGACTGGCTCCCGGACCGCCAGTCGTGGACGGTCGGCGACTCGGCCCGCCTCGCCCGTGACCTCGAACCCCTCGGCGTCGACCTCATCGACGTCAGCGCGGGCGCCATTCATCCCGACCAGCAGATTCCCGACACCGGCCCGCACTTCCAGGTCCCATACGCCGAGCGCGTCGGCGAAAGCGGGATGCCGGTCGGCGCGGTGGGGAAGATTACGACCGCGGAGGGAGCAGACGCCATCATCCGAAACGACCGCGCTGACCTCGCGGTCATCGGCCGGGAACACCTCCGGGACCCCTACTTCGCGATTCGAGCGGCCAAGGAACTCGGCCACGAGGCGCCGGTCCCGCGGCAGTACTATCGCGGCTTCAACTAACGGTCGGCAGTAGCGGCCGTGAAGGTATGAAGCAACGGACCAGTTGGCTACGTCCGGACTTACGAATCCAGCGCCGTCGCCCTCGCGGCCGTCGTTTTGAACGCAGTGATTACCTCGGTGCCTTCCTTCAGGTCGAGCCGGTCGACGCTTTCCTCCGTCACGACTGAGGTTATCGT of the Natronomonas halophila genome contains:
- a CDS encoding dihydrolipoyl dehydrogenase — translated: MDEYDFLVIGSGSGLDVANVAANQGQSVAVVEKGPLGGTCLNRGCIPSKMLLYHAEVLETVERAEEFGIHAEIEDVDFADIVREVNEDVSGDAESIRRGLESSASHDLYDGEARFIDDKTVEIASGPDEGAELRAETVLVAAGTRPSIPDIDGINSVEYLTSTEALQLEAPPEHLVIVGGGYIAAELGHFFGTFGSDVSIIGRRPHLLPEADEEVGEAFTGRFADRFDVYTGYEAVAAEESDGEVTVEARPYPESPTVRTAGGEVADPSESDRVEITGDTLLVAAGRRPNTDTLNLDATDVETDDRGFIETDEYLQTDADGVWALGDIVGEYLLKHSANHEASAVAGNIFGDEMEAVDYSAMPFAVFASPEVAGVGSREQELRKSDVDYATGTYPYEDTARGDAMHADGFVKVLIDLDGEILGCHIIGPEASNLIEEVVVSMKAGSGTVRDIRESVHIHPALSEVVQRAFSGRFSRPDDHSHHHQH
- a CDS encoding pantoate kinase; translation: MTQSARAFVPGHITGFFSAHPDDDPTKAGSRGAGIALSEGVTVRVEPGEGLELNGENIDIEAVDRVLAALRTNARVVAETDLPLGSGFGVSGALALGTALAANDAFDRGLSENELVTIAHGAEVQAGTGLGDVVGQARGCFPIRLDPGAPQYGTMDGIPARREIEYVTFGELSTEEVIGGDTEELTAAGKNALSQLVAEPMLDTFMHASRRFAREADLLTPQLRRAIQDVADAGGEASMAMLGETAFALGSGLTDAGYDAQRCDVHLAGAHLL
- a CDS encoding monovalent cation/H+ antiporter subunit E encodes the protein MPDATSETDASGAVLVPVGQSVTLRQTVGYAVDAALEADDPRLHFVAPVAWHDIGDVGADVYDETEDLLERVEVWAREDAGDTSITVETALIGTDEYLFSPDDYARVIAEYAADHGISEVVVDPEFSPGGNVPLLRPMEVDLVRRGLSVQEASVDRQTRRARLTRAGGLLQFGLLFGVAFAFYQLLGGFKIASGDSYYFYYELVTGAVSAGIVAGALHRISLSSRPNVPRIFRQGLRLVLYVPYLLYEIIVANIAITYIILHPKMPIEPRMTRVRAAVGDSTALTTLANSITLTPGTLTVQSEGQDLYVHALFESAREGLFDGALERAVRFAFYGRSSAAIATPRERDDCEILQNPDEEEETEAEANAAEEGGN
- a CDS encoding cation:proton antiporter, which gives rise to MLETAFLATAAALVVLAIVVLYRAVKGPTMQDRVVAVNVLGTNTVVILALLAVAMDTEAFLDIALVYALLNFLMAIAISKFTVKRGDVI
- the mnhG gene encoding monovalent cation/H(+) antiporter subunit G codes for the protein MNDIRMGIIVAMLAGGVFFTFVSAVGVIRLPDVYSRAHTASQTDTLGAGLVVGAVVLAYGFESEVIKAVLLLVFIFITNPTAAHAVARAAYEEGIEPWTEGDERR
- a CDS encoding DUF4040 domain-containing protein; amino-acid sequence: MSLVGLALAVFVVVTGVATALLRNTLAAIIVFAAYSLGMALFYSLLLAPDVGLTEAAIGAGVTTILLLLTIAKTSRPAEGVVLADINWPAATVSAGLAAVLLYVVGAIPADNFRGGTTPVTGAAGTPGESVTAYYLASSYVDTGVHNTVTAVLAAYRGFDTFGEAVVVFAAGVAVLVVLRKEVFA
- a CDS encoding MnhB domain-containing protein — encoded protein: MSQQDPEAPYTESEIIMTAVRVVTPFILTYGLFMIFHGADTPGGGFQGGALVGVVVLMLAFAFGAEPTREWVGNDAITGLAAGGVLVFVGVGLGALAYGGAFLEYGRYAPILGKDATKYGMEAIEIGGVAAIVSGVIMGLFFLTAAGFNGGEEA
- a CDS encoding cation:proton antiporter subunit C — its product is MIPDVPLFVDVLTTRYAYATFAVLLAVGLYMMIASPNLVKKVIGLNLFQSAIFLFFVAMAYVQGGSIPVIPSEGGAVGEYASPLPQVIVLTAIVVGVSLTAVALALIIRIYSAYGTLDENTIREVADE
- a CDS encoding proton-conducting transporter membrane subunit, which encodes MSNIEIPLLVAVPILLSTLPLLLGLRFEKIGWPIAVLGALVNAGLVATIGRRVATEGRLVHSLGGYPRQYGIELVADQFSVVVAALIVVVTLVVLGYARTAGPRRNSFYSTFLLLFGGLLGVSMTGDVFNLFVFLEITGLTTYALVASDRSPKSALASLKYLIIGTAGASLYLVGVGFLLVATGTLNMVELSTAIADFAGYRNPLIVAAFAFIVVGLSVKAAVFPLHTWMPDAYAESPDTVTAYISGLVSTVGAYAIARLVYTVFTPAFFEAVPLARRGLVAAGTVSILAGSILAVTQSDVKRMLAYSSVAQFGMIIAAFGLATEQALIGAVIHLVGHGIMKTGLFLAVGVLSSAYGVRVVSKYANLGYRSPVTVAAMGVLLLSLVGIPPSIGFLGKWYIAWGAVEAGAPIVAGVIFLSTLLTLLYAARLLETIYFRPAEGVEGAVAADDASLRSDGGADIADADPSVSVGMILAAVVMAVLAVGLGFSAPTIETFLAPFLEAVL